One part of the Epinephelus fuscoguttatus linkage group LG12, E.fuscoguttatus.final_Chr_v1 genome encodes these proteins:
- the LOC125898325 gene encoding olfactory receptor 1361-like — protein sequence MELFNSALGKNITFVHPAYFIISGIPKMKHYCVFLFFVYVVSVLGNTVVMAVIYLDHNLRTPKYVAVFNLAFVDLFGNTALVPKVLDIFLFNHHYIPYNDCLTFLFFCYTCLSMQSFNLVALSYDRLIAIIYPLHYQVKVTNRFMLSLIASFWVFVIIAVLIAVSLLTRLSICKSVVINSYFCDHGQLYRLSCNDHFPNYVVSCLYPVLIFWLPLLFILLSYLYIGCTLAKVATVQQGLKAFKTCIAHLLLVAIYFIPMLITFTLMEKIHPNDRIINLSLTSIFPPMLNPIIYVLQTQEIKVSVKRLLKMKMGLRIS from the exons TAATAAGTGGCAtcccaaaaatgaaacattactgtgtctttctcttttttgtttatgttgtttcaGTGCTGGGAAACACAGTTGTGATGGCGGTAATATACTTGGATCATAATCTGAGAACTCCAAAATATGTTGCAGTTTTTAATTTGGCTTTTGTGGACCTGTTTGGTAACACTGCTTTGGTGCCGAAGGTTCTTGATATCTTTCTGTTTAACCATCACTACATCCCCTACAATGACTGCTTGAcgttcctttttttctgctacACCTGCCTTTCGATGCAGTCATTTAATCTGGTTGCACTGTCCTATGACAGACTGATAGCTATCATTTACCCACTGCACTATCAAGTGAAGGTGACCAACAGGTTCATGCTGTCTTTGATTGCCTCTTTCTGGGTCTTTGTCATAATTGCTGTTCTCATTGCAGTTAGCCTTCTGACAAGACTTTCCATCTGTAaatctgtggttataaacagcTATTTCTGTGACCATGGCCAGCTATACCGGCTTTCGTGCAATGACCATTTTCCCAATTATGTTGTCAGTTGTTTGTACCCTGTTCTGATATTTTGGCTTCCACTTCTTTTTATCTTGTTAAGTTACCTGTATATTGGCTGTACTTTGGCTAAAGTGGCCACGGTTCAACAAGGACTGAAGGCCTTTAAAACTTGCATCGCTCATCTCTTATTGGTGGCAATATATTTCATTCCAATGTTAATCACATTTACCCTGATGGAAAAAATACATCCAAATGACAGGATCATAAACCTGTCTCTAACCTCCATCTTTCCTCCCATGTTGAATCCAATCATTTATGTTCTGCAGACACAGGAAATCAAGGTATCTGTGAAAAggttattaaaaatgaa aatgggcctcaggatctcg
- the LOC125898629 gene encoding LOW QUALITY PROTEIN: olfactory receptor 1-like (The sequence of the model RefSeq protein was modified relative to this genomic sequence to represent the inferred CDS: substituted 1 base at 1 genomic stop codon), with product MSAVQSAATISNATFVRPAKFYLSGFSNVPHVKYFYVFLCFVYIMTVLGNSLLLSVIYLVKTLHTPKYMIVFNLALTDLCGSTALIPKLLDTFLFDRRYIVYEACLSYMFFVLFFASMQSWTLVTMAYDRFIAICFPLRYHSIVTKPAIAAMLLFTWVCLSSLVGFTVGLINRLSFCRSLVVKSFFCDHGPVYRLACNDTSLNYIMAHVAFIVALCIPLVLIALTYVCISIALIRIASGEERLKAFKTCISHLILVAIFYVPLISTNIATVASYIHPNTRIINSTLTHTIPALLNPIIYSFKSEEVLNSIKKLYKRSMISNTTKKXQKIQWVNGENNKQINQ from the exons atgagcgcagtgcaaagTG CTGCCACCATATCTAATGCCACATTTGTTCGTCCTGCAAAATTCTATCTCAGTGGGTTTTCTAACGTCCCTCATGTGAAGTATTTCTACGtcttcttgtgttttgtttatataATGACTGTTCTTGGGAATAGCCTCCTCCTCTCAGTTATCTACCTGGTGAAGACTCTTCATACTCCTAAATACATGATTGTGTTTAACCTGGCTTTGACAGATTTGTGTGGGAGCACTGCTCTCATCCCAAAACTCTTagacacatttttgtttgaCAGGAGATACATTGTCTATGAGGCCTGCTTAAGTTATATgttctttgttttattctttgcCAGTATGCAGTCATGGACACTTGTCACAATGGCATATGACAGATTCATAGCAATTTGTTTCCCTTTAAGGTACCATAGTATTGTGACTAAACCGGCTATTGCTGCAATGCTGCTGTTTACGTGGGTGTGTTTATCGAGCCTAGTAGGATTTACTGTTGGGCTTATTAATCGTCTCTCCTTCTGTAGATCTTTAGTGGTAAAGAGCTTTTTTTGTGATCATGGACCAGTATACCGTCTGGCCTGTAATGACACTTCTTTAAATTACATAATGGCACATGTTGCTTTCATAGTAGCCCTCTGTATTCCACTTGTTTTGATAGCATTGACATATGTTTGCATTTCCATAGCACTGATCAGGATTGCATCAGGAGAGGAACGACTCAAAGCATTTAAAACTTGTATTTCTCACCTGATTCTTGTTGCTATTTTTTATGTACCATTGATAAGCACCAACATAGCGACAGTAGCCTCCTACATCCATCCTAATACCAGGATCATAAACTCCACTCTGACACACACCATACCAGCTTTGCTTAATCCTATAATATACTCTTTTAAGTCAGAAGAAGTGCTGAACTCAATCAAGAAGCTTTACAAAAGAAGTATGATTAGCAACACAACCAAAAAATG ACAAAAAATTCAGTGggttaatggagaaaataataaGCAAATTAATCAATAA
- the LOC125898630 gene encoding olfactory receptor 1-like produces the protein MTPAEKAATISNATFIRPAKFYLSGFSNIPHVKYFYVFLCFVYIMTVLGNSLLLSVIYLVKTLHTPKYMIVFNLALTDLCGSTALIPKLLDTFLFDRRYIVYEACLSYMFFVLFFASMQSWTLVTMAYDRFIAICFPLRYHSFVTKPAIAAMLLFAWVCLSSLVGFTVALINRLSFCRSLVVKSFFCDHGPVYHLACNDTSLNSILSLIAITIIIFIPLVLIALTYVCISIALIRIASGEERLKAFKTCTSHLILVAIFYLPLVGTNLASLTSSIHPNARIINSSLTHTIPALLNPIIYSLKTEEVLNIIKRFCKRYRMRNLTSSKKVSSLSLL, from the coding sequence ATGACCCCAGCAGAGAAAGCTGCCACCATATCTAATGCCACATTTATTCGTCCTGCAAAATTCTATCTCAGTGGGTTTTCTAACATCCCTCATGTGAAGTATTTCTATGtcttcttgtgttttgtttatataATGACTGTTCTTGGGAATAGCCTCCTCCTCTCAGTCATCTACCTGGTGAAGACTCTTCATACTCCTAAATACATGATTGTGTTTAACCTGGCTTTGACAGATTTGTGTGGGAGCACTGCTCTCATCCCAAAACTCTTAGACACGTTTTTGTTTGACAGGAGATACATTGTCTATGAGGCCTGCTTAAGTTATATgttctttgttttattctttgcCAGTATGCAGTCATGGACACTTGTCACAATGGCATATGACAGATTCATAGCAATTTGTTTCCCTTTAAGGTACCATAGTTTTGTGACTAAACCGGCTATTGCTGCAATGCTGCTGTTTGCGTGGGTGTGTTTATCAAGCCTAGTAGGATTTACTGTTGCGCTTATTAATCGTCTCTCCTTCTGTAGATCTTTGGTCGTGAAGAGCTTTTTCTGTGATCATGGACCAGTGTATCATCTGGCCTGTAATGACACTTCTTTGAATTCCATACTATCACTCATCGCTATCACTATTATCATCTTCATTCCACTTGTTTTGATAGCATTGACATATGTTTGCATTTCCATAGCACTGATCAGGATTGCATCAGGAGAGGAACGACTCAAAGCATTTAAAACGTGTACTTCTCACCTGATTCTTGTGGCTATTTTCTATCTACCACTAGTGGGCACCAACTTAGCTTCACTGACCTCCTCTATCCATCCCAATGCCAGGATCATaaactcctctctgacacacaccaTACCAGCTTTGCTCAATCCTATAATATACTCATTAAAGACAGAAGAAGTGCTGAACATCATTAAGAGGTTTTGCAAAAGATACAGGATGAGAAACTTAACCTCATCCAAAAAGGTGAGCTCTTTATCACTGCTATAA
- the LOC125898318 gene encoding olfactory receptor 2AT4-like, whose product MSFLRTVLNDSVIIHPPGFYIIGFQTFPFISVYFIFLAFVYVVTVLFNCLVICVIVFNHCLHTPKFLAVVNLAVIDLFLNTCLIPSMIKIFLVKDNFIPFNLCLVQMFVYYAVVSLESYALAILAYDRLIAICFPLRHNSINTLRSMSCIVGVTWSFVLAVTVFAIGIMTRLSFCSSVQVFSYFCDYAPVFRLACNDYSMQWSVASFFSILILVGPFTFILLSYTSILVTVFRMKSLDSRVKALATCAEHIILVAVFYIPLITIFSIGFYLRAIDPDRRVLSLSLASCIPPCINPIVYSLKTKEIKIRVLALVRKNTLGKQQTNQHN is encoded by the coding sequence ATGTCTTTTCTCAGGACTGTTTTAAATGACTCTGTCATCATTCATCCTCCAGGCTTCTATATCATCGGATTTCAGACATTTCCCTTCATCAGTGTCTATTTCATCTTTCTGGCATTTGTCTATGTGGTTACAGTGCTGTTCAACTGTTTGGTGATCTGTGTAATTGTCTTTAATCATTGTTTACACACTCCAAAGTTTCTGGCTGTTGTCAATCTCGCAGTGATTGATTTATTCCTTAACACATGCCTTATTCCCAGCATGATAAAAATATTCCTTGTTAAGGATAATTTCATTCCATTCAACCTCTGTTTGGTACAAATGTTTGTCTACTATGCTGTTGTATCTCTGGAGTCATACGCACTTGCTATACTTGCCTATGACAGGTTGATTGCAATATGTTTCCCTCTGCGTCACAACTCCATCAACACACTGCGGAGCATGTCTTGTATTGTTGGTGTTACTTGGTCTTTTGTTCTGGCAGTTACAGTGTTTGCAATAGGTATAATGACTCGACTGTCTTTTTGCAGTTCAGTCCAAGTGTTCAGCTATTTCTGTGACTATGCACCTGTGTTTAGACTCGCCTGTAATGATTACTCAATGCAGTGGTCTGTGGCctcttttttctccattttaatCCTTGTAGGACCCTTTACGTTTATTCTTCTGTCATATACGAGCATCCTGGTGACTGTATTCAGGATGAAATCTTTAGACAGTCGTGTGAAAGCTCTGGCTACTTGTGCTGAGCATATCATCCTTGTTGCGGTATTTTACATTCCTCTCATTACCATTTTTAGCATCGGGTTTTATCTGCGAGCAATTGACCCAGACCGGCGTGTGCTGAGCCTGTCGCTGGCCTCTTGCATCCCACCCTGCATCAATCCTATTGTATATTCTTTGAAAACTAAAGAGATCAAAATCAGAGTCCTGGCGCTGGTGAGAAAAAATACACTtggcaaacaacaaacaaaccaacacaaTTAG
- the LOC125898328 gene encoding cytochrome c oxidase assembly factor 4 homolog, mitochondrial, whose translation MASPSPHDRSRKDNDEDDPVEQMISRTGCAELHYAVQECMAEHQDWRMCQSQVQTFKDCMMNFQIARKEQLMKQQQQTSTESAPS comes from the coding sequence ATGGCGTCCCCTTCACCCCATGACCGCAGCCGCAAAGACAACGACGAGGATGACCCTGTTGAACAGATGATATCCCGCACCGGCTGTGCCGAGCTACACTACGCTGTGCAGGAGTGCATGGCTGAACACCAGGACTGGCGCATGTGCCAGAGCCAGGTCCAGACTTTCAAAGACTGCATGATGAATTTCCAAATCGCCCGGAAAGAACAGCtgatgaagcagcagcagcagacctcCACTGAGTCTGCGCCCAGCTGA
- the LOC125898631 gene encoding olfactory receptor 1M1-like — protein MSIFRTVLNDSVIIHPPGFYIIAFQTFPFISVYFIFLAFVYVVTVLFNCLVICVIVFNHCLHTPKFLAVVNLAVIDIVLNTCLIPNMIKAFLVKDNFIPFNLCLVQMFVYYAFGTLESYALAILAYDRLIAICFPLRHNSVNTLRSMSCIVGLSWAFALGIIAFAVAIMTRLSFCQSLKVFSYFCDYAPVFRLACNDNTMQWSVANFLTFLLLVGPFTFILLSYTSILVTVFRMKSLDSRVKALATCAEHIILVAVFYIPLITIFTIGFNLRLTDPDQRVLSLSLASCIPPCINPIVYSLKTKEIKIRVLALVRKTKIGTDQQKNKPWRVNKRSHKFR, from the coding sequence ATGTCTATTTTCAGGACTGTTTTAAATGACTCTGTCATCATTCATCCTCCAGGCTTCTATATCATTGCATTTCAGACATTTCCCTTCATCAGTGTCTATTTCATCTTTCTGGCATTTGTCTATGTGGTTACAGTGCTGTTCAACTGTTTGGTGATCTGTGTAATTGTCTTTAATCATTGTTTACACACTCCAAAGTTTCTGGCTGTTGTCAATCTCGCAGTAATTGATATAGTCCTTAACACATGCCTTATTCCCAACATGATAAAAGCATTTCTTGTCAAGGACAACTTCATTCCATTCAACTTGTGTTTGGTACAAATGTTTGTCTACTATGCTTTTGGGACTTTGGAGTCATATGCACTTGCTATACTTGCCTATGACAGGTTGATTGCAATATGTTTCCCTCTGCGTCACAACTCTGTCAACACACTGCGGAGCATGTCTTGTATTGTTGGCCTGTCTTGGGCTTTTGCTTTGGGAATCATTGCATTTGCCGTGGCTATAATGACTCGACTGTCTTTTTGCCAATCCCTCAAAGTGTTCAGCTATTTCTGTGACTATGCACCTGTGTTTAGACTCGCCTGTAATGATAACACAATGCAGTGGTCTGTGGCcaattttcttactttcttgcTCCTTGTAGGACCCTTTACTTTTATTCTTCTGTCATATACGAGCATCCTGGTGACTGTATTCAGGATGAAATCTTTAGACAGTCGAGTCAAAGCTTTGGCTACTTGTGCTGAGCATATCATCCTTGTTGCTGTATTTTACATTCCTCTCATTACCATTTTTACTATAGGGTTTAATCTGCGTTTAACTGACCCAGACCAGCGTGTGCTGAGCCTGTCACTGGCCTCTTGTATCCCACCCTGCATCAATCCTATTGTATATTCTTTGAAAACTAAAGAGATCAAAATCAGAGTCCTGGCGCTGGTAAGGAAAACTAAAATTGGTACAGACCAACAAAAGAACAAACCTTGGAGGGTTAATAAAAGATCGCATAAGTTCAGGTAG